One Coffea arabica cultivar ET-39 chromosome 5c, Coffea Arabica ET-39 HiFi, whole genome shotgun sequence DNA window includes the following coding sequences:
- the LOC140007207 gene encoding uncharacterized protein, with protein sequence MAAAAPPPPSSRAAIPETIVPEIAVAHRAITTSSDIQHHRLQIFNRTDALKAAGKIGTVPPSTYPYGMPAWYNPQAVCAYHSGALGHATFDCKALKHKIQDMVDAGEIVIRKREAQGPNVNRNPLPEHANIIGIILDDTEYVEPVRELAREAEVLDLTPAESAALEPIIVEFPKQEPILSLQQVPWNYDEPVIQIGEKIIAKEEVSAVTRSGKVTSPFEAAVPIQANNSEPLVKPTITEKEALDFLKRLQRSEYNVVEKLSKSPAQISMLDLLFSSDMHRDALIEVLTKAQIPKDISVDNFSHVVGNVLFTKQITFSDEELPAEGIGHNKALYIVVRCNGKMLPKVLIDNGSALNICPWSTLEKLGLQDIKLRPSGTVVRGFDGAQREPIGEVDLVVEMGPAQFQITCQVMHFSSVYNVLLGRPWIHKSGAVPSSLHQLLKFVVNDKLITIFAEEDCLVITDSGSKEDGSRNVTMTPHSTADIVSVSWITNEERVLPKASVMMAKEMIRGGYEFDKGLGRDLQGILKPVEIVEKKDSFGLGFRPTAKDIREMKEHKRAEKEGSHAMSMILMFSAQSIMNPLDLSDVYSYSRMFDRPKLGKMT encoded by the exons TTGAAGGCCGCCGGGAAAATTGGTACAGTACCCCCTTCTACCTACCCATATGGCATGCCCGCGTGGTATAATCCACAagctgtctgtgcttatcattctggggCCCTCGGACATGCCACCTTTGATTGCAAGGCGCTTAAGCATAAAATCCAAGATATGGTTGATGCCGGGGAGATTGTAATCCGGAAAAGGGAGGCGCAAGGGCCGAACGTAAATAGGAACCCTTTACCGGAACATGCCAATATCATTGGGATTATTCTGGATGATACGGAGTATGTGGAACCAGTCAGAGAATTGGCAAGGGAAGCTGAAGTCTTGGATCTCACGCCAGCTGAGAGTGCGGCTTTGGAGCCAATAATCGTCGAATTCCCGAAACAGGAGCCTATCCTGAGCCTGCAACAAGTACCGTGGAACTATGATGAACCTGTCATACAGATTGGGGAAAAGATAATTGCAAAGGAAGAAGTGTCAGCGGTCACCAGATCGGGGAAGGTTACAAGTCCATTTGAAGCTGCCGTTCCGATTCAAGCAAATAACTCCGAGCCGCTCGTTaaaccaacaatcaccgagaaagaagccTTGGATTTCCTTAAGAGACTTCAGAGAAGTGAGTACAATGTGGTCGAGAAACTAAGCAAGTCACCTGCCCAGATATCCATGTTGGATTTACTTTTTTCTTCAGATATGCATAGAGACGCGCTGATCGAGGTGTTGACCAAAGCTCAAATTCCTAAGGACATTTCAGTTGATAATTTCTCACATGTAGTTGGAAATGTGTTATTCACCAAACAAATTACTTTCTCTGACGAGGAATTGCCGGCggaaggcattggacataacaagGCCCTGTATATAGTTGTGAGGTGCAACGGAAAAATGCTGCCGAAGGTGTTGATTGACAACGGATCTGcgcttaatatctgtccttggagcACCTTGGAGAAGCTAGGATTGCAAGACatcaagctgaggccttcagggaccgTAGTCCGAGGTTTTGATGGAGCACAAAGAGAGCCAATAGGAGAAGTGGACTTAGTGGTCGAGATGGGACCCGCGCAGTTTCAAATAACctgccaagtcatgcactttTCTAGTGTTTACAACGTTTTGCTTGGAAGGCCGTGGATTCATAAGTCCGGAGCCGTGCCGTCTTCATTGCATCAGTTGCTGAAATTTGTAGTAAATGACAAGCTGATAACTATATTTGCCGAGGAGGATTGTCTTGTAATCACTGATTCTGGGTCAAAAGAGGATGGAAGCCGAAATGTCACCATGACTCCTCATAGCACGGCTGATATCGTCTCTGTAAGTTGGATCACAAACGAGGAGCGAGTTTTACCAaaggccagtgtcatgatggcCAAAGAAATGATCCGTGGAGGCTATGAATTTGACAAAGGGCTGGGACGAGATTTGCAAGGAATTTTGAAGCCAGTGGAGATTGTGGAAAAAAAGGATTCATTTGGTTTGGGTTTCCGACCGACTGCCAAGGACATCAGAGAGATGAAGGAACACAAGAGAGCggagaaagaaggaag CCATGCCATGTCTATGATTTTAATGTTCTCAGCACAGTCTATAATGAACCCATTAGATTTGTCGGATGTTTATAGTTATTCTCGGATGTTTGATAGGCCAAAATTAGGGAAGATGACATAA